One Coregonus clupeaformis isolate EN_2021a chromosome 33, ASM2061545v1, whole genome shotgun sequence DNA window includes the following coding sequences:
- the LOC121549243 gene encoding heme-binding protein 1-like, translated as MNGGGCHMSGGGGDSRVGESGSRPTITLEDLDTFNEDDFDSDLRSSNGGPDEENNAMEEEGQDRLLNYWQDIGRGHHVEVPQDMAQPIQQLTSDTKNTTDREKVPFTLVTCKDNCGNVQYEKRVYKKASWACITVREDTYEQSICAGFMKLMRYICQQNTTGNYLGMTLPIVTVVRTDDSRSSLSRDVTVAYYLPSQHQDHPPMPFDPDITMETWPATVVYSRSFSGPTTETSILGEIHALGEVLDSPELCVSESFIVAGYTSPAAAHRHNEVWFLERC; from the exons ATGAATGGAGGAGGCTGCCACATGAGTGGCGGAGGAGGTGACAGTCGCGTGGGCGAATCTGGATCGCGACCAACTATCACGCTGGAGGACTTGGATACCTTCAACGAGGATGACTTCGATTCAGACCTCCGCAGCAGCAACGGAGGGCCAGATGAGGAAAACAATGCTATGGAGGAAGAGGGTCAGGATCGCCTGTTAAACTACTGGCAGGACATTGGCAGAGGACATCATGTTGAAGTGCCCCAGG ACATGGCCCAGCCCATCCAACAGCTCACCTCAGACACAAAGAACACAACGGACAGGGAGAAAGTCCCCTTCACACTGGTCACATGCAAAGATAAT TGTGGGAATGTACAGTATGAGAAGAGAGTCTACAAGAAGGCCAGCTGGGCATGTATCACTGTGCGAGAGGACACATACGAGCAGAGCATCTGTGCCGGCTTCATGAAGCTCATGCGATATATCTGCCAGCAGAATACCACAG GTAACTACCTGGGTATGACCCTTCCCATTGTGACAGTGGTGAGGACTGATGACTCCCGCTCCAGCCTGTCCAGAGATGTGACAGTGGCCTACTACCTACCGTCCCAGCACCAGGACCACCCCCCCATGCCCTTTGACCCTGACATCACCATGGAGACATGGCCTGCCACCGTGGTCTACAGCAG GTCGTTCAGCGGGCCCACTACTGAGACCTCTATCCTAGGGGAGATCCATGCCCTGGGCGAGGTGCTGGACTCTCCAGAGCTGTGTGTGAGCGAGTCCTTCATCGTTGCCGGCTATACCAGCCCCGCAGCCGCACACCGACACAACGAAGTCTGGTTCCTGGAACGCTGCTAA